The following coding sequences lie in one Equus quagga isolate Etosha38 unplaced genomic scaffold, UCLA_HA_Equagga_1.0 HiC_scaffold_2723_RagTag, whole genome shotgun sequence genomic window:
- the LOC124232138 gene encoding disintegrin and metalloproteinase domain-containing protein 21-like, with protein sequence MVAGEAEVSMRVVLLLLWHGLSLFPTDLSQAGSSQHLSILEVVIPLKVTNRGRGAKTPVCLSYSLQFGGWRHIVHMKAKKLLVSRHLPVFTYMDQHALQQDQPFVPDDCYYHGYVKGVPESLVALSTCCGGFRGTLHINDLTYEIEPIRHSTTFEHVVYTVNTNETQFPSMRCGLTKKQIAHQQLEFEKAEKSTLKQNSTDNWWTHSWFLELAVVIDHNFFIYSQSNFSRVQEDVFLVVNIVDSIYQQLGTYVILIGTEIWNHGNVFPMVNIEQVLEDFSQWKQISLSQLQDDAAHIFIKNSLIIVLGIDYVAGICHLPIDCG encoded by the coding sequence ATGGTGGCTGGTGAGGCTGAGGTGTCCATGAGAGTTGTTCTCCTACTGCTCTGGCATGGCTTGTCTCTGTTCCCTACTGACCTCTCCCAGGCTGGGTCCTCCCAACACCTCAGCATCTTAGAAGTGGTGATCCCCTTGAAGGTGACCAACAGGGGCAGAGGCGCAAAGACTCCAGTCTGCCTCTCCTACAGCCTGCAGTTTGGGGGCTGGAGACACATTGTCCACATGAAGGCCAAGAAGCTCTTGGTTTCCAGACATCTCCCGGTGTTCACCTACATGGACCAGCACGCTCTCCAGCAAGATCAGCCTTTTGTTCCTGATGACTGCTACTATCATGGTTATGTGAAAGGGGTCCCTGAGTCCCTGGTTGCCCTCAGTACCTGTTGTGGGGGCTTTCGAGGAACGTTACACATAAATGACCTTACTTATGAAATCGAGCCCATCAGGCACTCTACCACATTTGAACACGTGGTTTATACGGTAAACACTAATGAGACACAATTCCCATCTATGAGATGTGGcttaacaaaaaagcaaatagcaCACCAACAGTTGGAATTTGAAAAGGCTGAGAAATCAACTCTGAAACAAAATTCTACTGATAACTGGTGGACCCACTCATGGTTTCTGGAGCTGGCTGTGGTGATAGATCacaatttcttcatttactcCCAAAGTAACTTCTCAAGAGTGCAGGAGGATGTATTTCTTGTCGTCAACATAGTGGATTCCATTTATCAGCAGTTGGGTACTTATGTGATTTTGATTGGGACTGAGATTTGGAATCATGGAAATGTTTTCCCAATGGTAAACATAGAACAGGTTCTGGAGGATTTCTCTCAGTGGAAACAAATCAGTCTTTCCCAGCTACAGGATGATGCTgcacatattttcataaaaaa